A single Pagrus major chromosome 19, Pma_NU_1.0 DNA region contains:
- the LOC141014151 gene encoding neutral cholesterol ester hydrolase 1-like, which yields MRLRLAGAVLLSAAAYYVYLPLPSGVSEPWKLMLLDALFRSFIRASDVAHALGVCHRVHLLNQVVSWVEVIEARSCAAVHVTDSALGGVPTRVFQPKEGKQLKRGVLYFHGGGWALGSGRMRSYDRLCRKMAEDLDAVIMSVDYRLAPEAVFPDQYHDALAASRAFLSSQVLERYSIDPHRVCVSGDSAGGNLAAAVAQELSSDDTLTVKFKAQALIYPVLQALDFYTPSYQQNQAVPILYRPIMARFWLQYLGADSSLEPLLLANNHSSLDQPAISASARSKLDWTALLQPKRRKHFRPVVKETGSLGVMGEVPELMDVRAAPLLAEQGVLGRTPKAYVMTCEFDVLRDDGLMYVRRLQDAGVMVTSDHYEDGFHGCMVFAFLPMMSSVGQRSMNNYIHWLDQNL from the exons ATGAGGCTCCGTCTGGCCggggccgtgctgctgtcggcGGCCGCCTACTACGTGTACTTGCCGCTGCCGAGCGGCGTGAGCGAGCCGTGGAAGCTGATGCTGCTGGACGCGCTGTTCCGGAGCTTCATACGGGCG agCGACGTGGCTCACGCGCTGGGCGTCTGCCATCGGGTCCACCTGTTGAACCAGGTGGTGTCCTGGGTGGAGGTGATCGAGGCTCGCTCCTGCGCCGCCGTGCACGTGACTGACTCCGCGCTGGGCGGCGTGCCCACCCGGGTCTTCCAGCCCAAAGAGGGGAAGCAGCTGAAGAGGGGAGTCCTGTATTTCCACGGTGGAGGATGGGCTCTGGGCAGCGGAC GGATGCGATCGTACGACCGGCTCTGTCGGAAAATGGCGGAGGACCTGGACGCTGTCATCATGTCTGTCGA TTACCGTCTGGCTCCGGAGGCGGTCTTCCCAGATCAGTACCACGATGCGTTAGCGGCGTCGCGGGCTTTCCTGTCCTCTCAGGTGTTAGAGCGCTACAGCATCGACCCacacagggtgtgtgtgtctggagacAGCGCCGGGGGAAacctggctgctgctgtggcacaggag CTCAGCTCAGACGACACTCTGACAGTGAAGTTCAAGGCCCAGGCGTTGATCTACCCGGTGCTGCAGGCGCTCGACTTCTACACCCCGTCCTACCAGCAGAACCAGGCCGTGCCCATCCTCTACAGGCCCATCATGGCTCGTTTCTGGCTGCAGTACCTCGGCGCCGACTCCTCTCTGGAGCCCCTACTGCTCGCTAACAACCACAGCTCCCTGGACCAGCCGGCCATCAGCGCCAGTGCGCGCTCCAAGCTGGACTGGACCGCTTTGCTTCAACCTAAACGCAGGAAGCACTTCAGGCCGGTTGTCAAAGAAACAGGATCGCTGGGGGTGATGGGCGAGGTACCGGAGCTGATGGACGTGAGGGCGGCACCTCTGCTGGCGGAGCAGGGGGTTCTGGGTAGGACGCCTAAAGCATACGTGATGACCTGCGAGTTTGACGTGCTGAGGGACGACGGGTTGATGTACGTGAGACGCCTGCAGGACGCCGGCGTCATGGTGACCAGTGATCACTACGAGGACGGTTTCCACGGCTGCATGGTGTTTGCGTTCCTGCCGATGATGTCGAGTGTCGGACAGAGGAGCATGAACAACTACATCCACTGGCTGGACCAGAATCTGTAG
- the LOC141014344 gene encoding uncharacterized protein, with the protein MGFLSRLLLLSLLAVGRLQANAYSGGSADKYGQNAVPWSTGPLGGGGGSTSSANEVPDSSRPHQPQVPSYQEPQIPQQPQQQVPQVPEQPLVLQPQQVPQQPSDPPKQPQPQQPQQPSYPAKQPQQQVPQQPSYPAKQPQQQVPQQPSYPAKQPQQQVPQQPSYPAKQPQQQLPQQQLPQVPQQPSYPAKQPQQQLSQVPQQPSYPLSLPNYPAHQPSYPAKQPQQQLPQQPSYPAKQPQQQLPQQPSYPAKQPQQQLPQQPSYPAKQPQQQLPQQPSYPAKQPQQQLPQQPSYPAKQPQQQLPQVPQQPSYPAKQPQQQLSQVPQQPSYPLSLPSYPAHQTSYPAKQPQQPSYPAKQPQQQVPQQPSYPAKQPQQPSYPAKQPQQQVPQQPSYPAKQPQQQVPQQPSYPAKQPQQQVPQQPSYPAKLPQQPSYPLRLPSYPLRLPSYPARQPLPQQPQPLPQQPSYPARQLLPQQPSYPARQLLPQQPSYPARQPLPQQPSYPAQRPQQSSYPLRLPSYPAQQPSYPAKQPLPQVPQQPSYPAKQPLPQVPQQPSYPAKQPLPQVPQQPSYPAKQQPPQVPQQPPQVPQQPSYPAKQVPQQPQQQVPQQPSYPAKQPQQQLPQVPQQPQQQVPQQPSYPAKQPQQQLPQVPQQPSHPAKQPQQPSYPLWLPSYPAQQPSYPAKQPQQQLAQVPQQPSYPAKQPQQPSFPLRLPSYPAKLPQQQLPQQPSYPAKQPQQPSYPLWLPSYPAQQPSYPAKQPQQQLAQVPQQPSYPAKQPQQPSFPLRLPSYPAKLPQQQLPQQPSYPAKQPQQQLPQVPKQPQQPSYPLRLPSYPAKQPQQPRKPSYPAKQPQQKLPQQPSYPAKQPQQKLPQQPSYTAKLPQVPQQQVYRPKPFDKLPRLQAPQQFRFQPRYPVRQAPQQPRYPVRQAPQQPRYPVRQAPQQPRYQAPRH; encoded by the exons ATGGGGTTTCTCTCAAg ATTGTTGCTGTTATCATTACTAGCTGTTGGACGACTACAAGCAAATG CTTACAGTGGCGGATCTGCTGATAAGTATGGACAGAATGCTGTGCCATGGAGTACTGGACCacttggtggtggtggtggttcaACCTCAAGTGCAAATGAG GTGCCAGACTCTAGTAGACCCCATCAGCCTCAAGTGCCTAGTTACCAGGAGCCACAGATACCCCAGCAGCCCCAGCAGCAGGTTCCACAGGTGCCTGAGCAGCCTCTGGTGCTCCAGCCTCAGCAAGTGCCGCAGCAGCCTAGCGACCCACCAAAGCAGCCTCAACCTCAAcagccccagcagc CTAGCTACCCTGCCAAGCAGCCCCAGCAGCAGGTGCCCCAGCAGCCTAGCTACCCTGCCAAGCAGCCCCAGCAGCAGGTGCCCCAGCAGCCTAGCTACCCTGCCAAGCAGCCCCAGCAGCAGGTGCCCCAGCAGCCTAGCTACCCTGCCAAGCAgccccagcagcagctgccCCAACAGCAGCTACCCCAGGTTCCCCAGCAGCCTAGTTACCCTGCCAAGCAGCCCCAGCAACAGCTATCCCAGGTGCCCCAGCAGCCAAGCTACCCATTGAGCCTGCCCAACTACCCAGCGCATCAGCCTAGCTACCCTGCCAAGCAgccccagcagcagctgccCCAGCAGCCTAGCTACCCTGCCAAGCAgccccagcagcagctgccCCAGCAGCCTAGCTACCCTGCCAAGCAgccccagcagcagctgccCCAGCAGCCTAGCTACCCTGCCAAGCAgccccagcagcagctgccCCAGCAGCCTAGCTACCCTGCCAAGCAgccccagcagcagctgccCCAGCAGCCTAGCTACCCTGCCAAGCAgccccagcagcagctgccCCAGGTTCCCCAGCAGCCTAGTTACCCTGCCAAGCAGCCCCAGCAACAGCTATCCCAGGTGCCCCAGCAGCCAAGCTACCCATTGAGCCTGCCCAGCTACCCAGCACATCAGACTAGCTACCCTGCCAAGCAGCCCCAGCAGCCTAGCTACCCTGCCAAGCAGCCCCAGCAGCAGGTGCCCCAGCAGCCTAGCTACCCTGCCAAGCAGCCCCAGCAGCCTAGCTACCCTGCCAAGCAGCCCCAGCAGCAGGTGCCCCAGCAGCCTAGCTACCCTGCCAAGCAGCCCCAGCAGCAGGTGCCCCAGCAGCCTAGCTACCCTGCCAAGCAGCCCCAGCAGCAGGTGCCCCAGCAGCCTAGCTACCCTGCCAAGCTGCCCCAGCAGCCTAGCTACCCATTGAGGCTGCCTAGCTACCCATTGAGGCTGCCTAGCTACCCTGCCAGGCAGCCGCTACCCCAGCAGCCCCAGCCACTACCCCAGCAGCCTAGCTACCCTGCCAGGCAGCTGCTACCCCAGCAGCCTAGCTACCCTGCCAGGCAGCTGCTACCCCAGCAGCCTAGCTACCCTGCCAGGCAGCCGCTGCCCCAGCAGCCTAGCTACCCTGCCCAGCGGCCCCAGCAGTCAAGCTACCCATTGAGGCTGCCTAGCTACCCAGCACAGCAGCCTAGCTACCCTGCCAAGCAGCCGCTACCCCAGGTGCCCCAGCAGCCTAGCTACCCTGCCAAGCAGCCGCTACCCCAGGTGCCCCAGCAGCCTAGCTACCCTGCCAAGCAGCCGCTACCCCAGGTGCCCCAGCAGCCTAGCTACCCTGCCAAGCAGCAGCCACCCCAGGTGCCCCAGCAGCCACCCCAGGTGCCCCAGCAGCCTAGCTACCCTGCAAAGCAGGTGCCACAGCAGCCCCAACAGCAGGTGCCCCAGCAGCCTAGCTACCCTGCCAAGCAGCCCCAACAGCAGCTACCCCAGGTGCCACAGCAGCCCCAACAGCAGGTACCCCAGCAGCCTAGCTACCCTGCCAAGCAGCCCCAGCAGCAGCTACCCCAGGTGCCCCAGCAGCCTAGTCACCCTGCCAAGCAGCCCCAGCAGCCAAGCTACCCATTGTGGCTGCCCAGCTACCCAGCGCAGCAGCCTAGCTACCCTGCcaagcagccacagcagcagctagCCCAGGTGCCCCAGCAGCCTAGCTACCCTGCCAAGCAGCCCCAACAACCTAGCTTCCCATTGAGGCTGCCTAGCTACCCTGCCAAGCTGCCCCAACAGCAGCTGCCCCAGCAGCCTAGCTACCCTGCCAAGCAGCCCCAGCAGCCAAGCTACCCATTGTGGCTGCCCAGCTACCCAGCGCAGCAGCCTAGCTACCCTGCcaagcagccacagcagcagctagCCCAGGTGCCCCAGCAGCCTAGCTACCCTGCCAAGCAGCCCCAACAACCTAGCTTCCCATTGAGGCTGCCTAGCTACCCTGCCAAGCTGCCCCAACAGCAGCTGCCCCAGCAGCCTAGCTACCCTGCCAAGCAGCCCCAGCAGCAGCTACCCCAGGTGCCCAAGCAGCCCCAACAACCCAGCTACCCATTGAGGCTGCCTAGCTACCCTGCCAAGCAGCCCCAGCAGCCCCGGAAGCCTAGCTACCCTGCCAAGCAGCCCCAACAGAAGCTGCCCCAGCAGCCTAGCTACCCTGCCAAGCAGCCTCAACAGAAGCTGCCCCAGCAGCCTAGCTACACTGCCAAGCTGCCCCAGGTGCCCCAGCAGCAGGTCTACCGACCCAAGCCTTTCGACAAGCTGCCACGACTGCAGGCGCCCCAGCAGTTCCGCTTCCAGCCGCGCTACCCTGTGAGGCAGGCGCCCCAGCAGCCGCGCTACCCTGTGAGGCAGGCGCCCCAGCAGCCGCGCTACCCTGTGAGGCAGGCGCCCCAGCAGCCGCGCTACCAGGCCCCACG